Genomic segment of Apium graveolens cultivar Ventura chromosome 7, ASM990537v1, whole genome shotgun sequence:
ATCTTTTTTATATAGAGTCATTATCTTCAAATTAATCGAGTACAACAAGTTAGCTGACATTATGTAAAATAGAAGGTAACTTTTTGGAACCAAAGGCAAGACAGAAATTATACCTCTGCATCATCGATGCAGCCTATAACAAGAGCTCCATCTAAAGATAGATCCTCAACAAAGATATTTCGACCATTGATGACCAAAGTGGACTTCTGAGAAATTGAACATTTTCCGCTCACTTTCTTTTTTATATCAGCAAATGTAAGTGCCCAATCTGGCTTCCATGCAATACGAGACCATACTTCCACCTCCTGCCCATTGAAAACCTGACGTACTGGATCATCTACCTTAACACCAGCCTGGTAAAAACCAATGAAAATtagaaaaacaaaacaaatattaaaaattaagaaatCGGCTAGATTTTAGAATCCAACTATCCTAGTCTTGGCTCAGAGTTATCTTTGCATATGACCAGGCATGCTATATTCTGCTACACCTCAAGTTATTTGATATGTATGTACCAATGTATTTGTTTATTACTGCAACATGATTTACAACTGAGATGTCCAACCATCTCAGTCTTGGCTCAGAGTTAAGAAATCAGCTAGATTTAAGAATCCAACCATAATAGTCTTGGCTCAGAGTTATCTTTGCATATGACTAGGCATGCAATGTTCTGCTACACTTCAAGTTATTTGATATGTAAGTACCAATGTATTTGTTTATTACTGCAACATGATTTACAACTGAGATGTCCAATTTTTTATTATGAGGGAGCAAAATTAGTATTTTATACTATTGCGGGGCGACTCAGAGTAGTTGAAACAAAGCACTTCATGTTGTGATTGTAAATTTAATACCATAAGCAtgaaaagtaaaaataattttgacTAGAGAATGTTTAGGCTTAAAGCTTATCTTCTACTAACTAGACAAAGCAACACACCCAATCAGCAACAACAGCAAGTAAATATTTACAACAAGATGCTCGCAACACTATTACTAAACTCACCCATGGACAAATGAAGGATGGGGCGGGGGAGAGGAAGGAGTAGTTTTACTTGAGATTAgttttatcagaatttggaaaagAGTAGCAAAACACAGCTGTAAACACACAAATATCAAAGAGAGAAAGTGGATCAACATATAGCGAGCCGTGTGAGACTAGctacaattcataaatcaattACTATAAATGTGAAGATTAAATAGATAAACTATTAGATTGTATGTAGACCTAGAAAATAGATTTGACGTTAATTGTTAAATACATATTAGTGGACTGTGCGGGTTTCTAAACTATAAAAACTCTTATGTCAAAAATGCAAATGTCATGAGGTAAAAGAGGCTCACTTCTGGAAAGTAGCGAAAAACATTGTATATGTAGAATTTACATCATTCTTTTGACAAGTTCTGACTGTATGTCCATTAACAGTCAACAATTTAGTTCATGCTAAGTGAAATATACCAGAACACATTTTGTATTAGTTTACTTTATTGGCAAACAAAATCAAACATAAAGCAGAAGAGACAGAACTAGGAAAACAAGCAATATATTAGAACTTGTTAATATAAATCAAGAAGAAGTACCTTTCTCAAGACAAGGCTATTCGCTCTATAGATGGCCATCTCCCCTGAAGTGGCACTGTGGTATGGATTTCCCTTCGGTACCTTCAAATTTCAGTAAATTAAGTACAGAAACAGGTGTCGTCTCCTCAAAGCTTATTTTTGGTCTTAAAGTACAGAGAAAGAAATGTTGTAAAATTATCTCTCTATTTCATTAACAGTTGTGTACATCTACATTAAATGTTAATAAATAATTCAACACATACCTATAGCTATAACTGATGATATAATCTCATCGATATGATCTGGCAAGTTAAAAAAACCAAATTGGAACAGCTAGATTTGAAACATCAAAAGGAGTTACCAAAATAGGACAAACTCAAGAGTTTGAGGATGTTATATATTAGTACATTGCTTAATGTCGCGGAACAAAAACTTTTGACCCAAGTAACTGAGCGTGTAAACTAAAATATCTCTCTATAATCACTCAACAAGATAAGTAACTGACTCAAGCATATGCGTACCTCTTTGCAATTGTTTCAGTAAATATATGATTGTTACCATACACTCTTGACTCTCATTCTCTAGGAAGCAAAGTGATTAGCAATCAGGAGAGTATAATTTATCGTTTTATGTGGTCTAAATTATTTGAACTTCTTTCAAGGTTTCATAAGGTGCATTTAATTTTACAGTAGAAACAATTCGATATACCTTAGCAGCATCTTCAGGGTTGTTCTTCACAGGTGCATAAGCCAGCCATGCATCCATCACCTGTGATATTATAAATCTTGTGATCAAATTATATTTCAGCAACAGAAAATCTAGAACACATGCCTGCTATACTAGGACACCAGAGAAATATAAAACACTGCAATCAAGATCAATGGATCTAGTACTCATAGCTACACTTACAGTAAATCCAACTTTTGCTGAAGGAGGCAACGTCTTTGGATAATCTTGCATCATACACTCCAGTCGAGTTGAGGACTTGAATGCAGTCTTTGTAGAATCTTTGTATCTGTATGGCAAAGAGAACATTAGAATAagaatataaattataatttaaacaACGATACAATTTGGGAAAATTCTAACTAGTCAAAGTTCATAAACCTGCAGCTAGAGCACGAAAAATATCTTGAAATTTATAGATGCTTATTTCAGTACACAAACAATATCATATTAATTTGATATATGTGAAAGGATTACTGCAAAAGCTTATTAGCCTTTCTATAAATGCATACATGAGAATGTGAAATATACTTACTTGGGGTTAACAAACTCCTTTATAGCCCCTTTTGTTTTTGTGAGCTCTTCAATGTAAGGGCCAAGTTCAAGAATTAACTGTAGAAGAGTAACTGAATCAAGACCTACAAATAAAAATAGCCTAACCCCAAATAATTCCTAATATGACTATTAGATTTGGAAGGTCACAAAGACCGTTCTTAATTCTGGCTTGTAATGGTAAGTCAATCAGTCCTCAAAAGCATGGTTTAGTAGGTCCATAATCCGTCTCTTTCAGACTTAAAGCTAGTCAAATTGTGTTAGATGTTGAGAAGATGACAAGTATTAATGCTAGTTTTTTTTTTTGAGTAAAAGTATTAATGCTAGTTATTAACATAGTATTAATAAGAGACAGAAATGGCCTGCTCTAAAGCTAAAGACAGAAAATAAATCTGAGATAAATATTCCAGAGACTCATGTCGCCTTTTACTATCAGTACTATCTATGTCAGCAAGTTTTCAGTTTCCCCTAGGACTTCACGTCCGGTAATAGGTAGGTTGATAATAAATGACATGGAATGAATTTTGTAATCATGGACAAACAGGATACAATGATTTTTGGATTTTTGCAGAGGTAATCCATCTATTTTATTCAAtagttatttttctatttccctgtaatctaaaataatgatttaatttttgaaaaaaagaTATTGTATCTTTAGCTTGAAAAGGAATTATTTGCTTAAtttaaaaattaccaaacaaatatTTTAGCAAAAAAAGAAGAAGTAAACTTCCACGTGTAGCATTGTGCTGTACTCTTCTATGAGATTAAATGTCACGTCCAGAAACACCAACGATAACCTAATATCAGACTGAAGGAGCAGAACTCTTATATCTCACATGAAGTTCCACTGGAATGCTTGTTGATGACCAATATCACCTCAATTAGAATGTATCAGGCACAGGTTTTTTTTGTATGGtgttattatataattataatagaTTTTAAGGCTTGGGTCTCATTTGAATTAGACCCCTGGGCCCTggatatttaataaaattaaatatattaatcTAGTAGAATTCTATCATCAGTAGAAGTTTGTACTTCATTTAATCAATATCTATACTAAATTATATAAGCCGAAAATGGTATAATTGGTCATCGTTTGGTTCAACCATCAACAGAATAAATATTGTTGATCTTTGTTATAAGAATAAGAGCCGTAAGATCCATAATATAGAATATTCCATTTAGTCTATTCTATCAAAAACCCAAGGCTCGAATCCTCTCAACAacaatattaaaaatattttctatTTAGGCTATTCTAGCAAAAGCCCAAGGTTCGAAACCTCACAATAACAATATTAAAATTTAGAATTACTATTGTTAGTTATAAAGCTAAACAATACATGGAATTAATTAATTAGTATCATTATTGTTATTAATAATATTGTCTAAGAAGCAAGGACACGGGTGCGGCAGTGCGAGTGCGTAGTGCAGGAATAGGGGAATTCGAGAAATATAAAAATATGAGGATACAAGTGCAAGGGGACACGacatatataaataaaaaaaaatcatatatattaCATTTTAATCACATTAAACCTATGAACAAACCCTAAAAATGCATGAAACATGAATCATCTGTATAATTTATTAATCTAAAACACAAAAATATAAGTGAACTATTTTTAGTTTATGCAAAAATGAATGTGAGAATTGATACTTTTGTGATAACTAATAGACATAGATACTTAATTTTGTGAAATTAGTTTGTTGACAGATTTGGACTATACTTTTTAtacaaaaaatttcaaattagtTTACTAGAAGAATCTGCGTGTCCTATACGGGAATACGTGTGTCCATATATCGGACACTGGAACTCGGCATGTGACCCAAGTCACCCTACttcttaaaatattatattattaaaattataatctCTTACATATACAATTTTAACTGATATAAAATATTACTAGTCAACAtgattaaaattaatattaaaaaatattgtagaaaaatgttataatattaaaaaaataatgtaTTAAAAACGCCGGTGCATTGCACGGGTTGTAAGCTAGTATAAATAAAAAGCCAAGTTGCTTATCGCAAGTTTGAATTTAATAGAATagtgtgcgtgtgtgtgtttgtgtgtgtatgGATTTCAAATAAATCAGAGATTGCttataaattatgaattttaatacCTGATTTATGTTTCCTGGAAAAGGAGAAAAGCCTGTTTCGTCATTGACATCACCATCAGGGTACCCACTAGCTCGAAGCAGGGGATCAAGCTGATTGTATTCCACATTAATTACCATCGTTCTCCCTGCATAAGAAATTGCTTAtgaaattttttagaagtacaAGAAATTCTCGACCAACATGTTCATTCAAATTGAAAGTATATATATCTGCAGCTAGGTTCACAAAACACAAGCGGTAAGCAGACAATATAGATGTCAAAATACTACAAGTTTTGACAATTTCATACACTCCGGcccattaaaattaaaatttttaatgaTACTATCTACATGATTTGTCATGCATTTATATAAAAATGATTTCTCCATTCTAAAAGAGAAGAGACCTCTGCAGACACCTGGACACAGTAGAATTCAAAAGTCGAATGTATCTTAGGGTGCTTTTGGTAGACAAACTTATAACTGTGTTAAGACTACTAGTTGTAAATATCAGCAAATTAAAAGTACCGAATGGGTCACATCATTTCTATACATTGAGAACAGGTTTATGGTTTTCAATAGTCAAACTGAGTTATCCACTTCTTAGAATTAAAGAAGGTTTTAAACAAGCAATATCTGGTAATTGAAGTTTTACAAACTCGAGTCATGTGATGGCACAGTTAAATATACCCATCAATATAATCCACATAGTCTCGGGAGGGCGAAGAAGTATCCGACAGGTGGAAGTGATACATAGCAAAGAAAAATTGGAATTTTATATATTGTGATCCCTTCCTCAAGTTAACTTTCGAAAATAGATTGTTTATATAGGATAGTATCTATGACAAGCCACATAGCACAGTAAATTACATTAACACACACACGCGATATCAGGAGAAAACCTTTTCCCCTTTGCTATTGAATATATACCATCTGAATGAGTGAGCTTTGTAATGCCTCCGATGGCTTCTTTGGCTTTGCGAGGAACAGCAAGAGAATTTACATGATAATTCTTGGTGGCACTAACCCCTAGGGATGCCGGAATTGCCTAAAACATGAAAGCAGGAGAAAAGTTTACCCACGTGATAgtgacaaatattttctttataaaataaactttattgGAGCTGTTCTGAGATACGACGATACTGAACAAAATTAAAATGAACCTTGAAGAGAAGTCCATTTGTGTCTTGGAAAAACAGAACCCATCTTAAACCTGCATTATGCCTGAAATGATGAAACATACTTTAACACTGAGACAACATGGTTTGCGATTATATAAAAGCATCAAGTTAGGTGTTTAAGCACGGTGTTTATAGCAAAAAATTTCACATCTTAAAATCACTCAGTTACACAGTTACACTATATTTAAGTCATAAAGAACTCTTTTTGCAACAAGAGCACAGTAAATTCTGAAAGTAACATCTGCTTTCATTTTATTAGAATAGGTTTTTAAGGCTACATGCATATGTTAGAATGTCTGTTACAAAACTTCAGCAAATCAAAAGGGTACCGATGAAATAATGATCGAAGTACCACTACTCCACTACTATGAGAAGTACAACCTGTGCAATCAGAGTTCTCAAATAATATGATAAGACGATATATTGCATCAAATTGTGTCACGTGTTAAACATATGCGCATTTATATATTAAAACGCCTAATATATATGCCTATATATATTAAAACCATAGTTGTTAAGACGCCGCCTAGGCAGTAAAAAATGGGTAAGCGTCCGACCCGTCTTCATTTTTAGTGGGTAGGCGACACATAGGGGCGCCTACGCGGCTAGACGACGTCTAAATCCGTCCAAATCCGCCTAAGTCCGTCTTATTTTAACATGGGGTAGCCCGGTCTATCTTTGACCAAGCCCATATTCAAGTTATAAACACGACTAACTACCTACGACCGTCACACTTAAGACTTAACCCTAATTAACCAGACAAGCATCTCCTGGCAGTGATCTATAAAGTAATATTCTCATTTTTCTTCTTATATGTGAgatacatacacacacacatacacatatatatatatatttatatatatatatatatatatacgcgtATGTACATGTATTATATGTATGCACAAActaaaaacatatatatatacatgtgtgtgtgtgtatgtacaTGTATTATATGTATGCATGCACAAACTAAAAACATATAACATATATCATTGGGTATAACATTTATGTATGTACTTTGATATGTTATTATAGTATTTACTCTTTGGTAGTGTATGTAATGGCTAAATCTATATCCATATAAATTATAACacataaatgtatgtatatattaaatataccCAATGTATATAGTGAAACGTATAATCCGCCTAATGACCGTCTAGGCGGTACAGGGTCGTCTTGCCTCGTCTTTACAAAGTATGATTAAAACGCCTAATCCGCCTAATGGACGCCTAGGCAAGCCTTACCGCCTAGGCATCTAGGAGGTTTGCCATCACCTTTTTTCGTCTTTACGCTCATGGAAACTATGTCTTAAGGCATATCACAAGAGGGCTCCTAGCACATACCATTCTTTAAGGAGGCCGCTTGAATAAAGAAGCGCGTGAACATCACCATGTCCATGAGGCTTAGTCTGAAACAAATATGGAAAAGAAGTATGCATAAAAAGAAAGCATATCTTGTACAAACTAAAAAGAAGACTAGCGCAAACAAACTTATGAAATTTATAAATACAATTTAAGGGAAGTCAATAGACACCTGAATTGTGAATGCATTTTGTGAGTCCACAGCAAGTCGGGCATCGTTATCATCTAAGCACGCCACTTTTTCCTGAAAGGTAAATACTCTTAGTATAGCATTCATTATTTTTACAAGTTAAAATAACTTTGAAACCATCTACCATGAGAGTTACCTGCTTCAAAAGGTGTACTTGCTTAGGATTCATTCCAAAATAATTATTTGTTTTTAATAGCTCCAAGGTACGCGAATGTGTGTCATCTGATGTCATTATAACAAATGGTATGTCTCTTTTGACTTCTCCTGAAATTTCAACAGCATCAGATAGCTGGACAGCAATGAGCTCATATCCATATTCAATGCAAATGCACAGAAAAAAGGTATCTTAACTGTCTTCTACCGTTTGCTAATTTAATTTCCAACTATTTGTAGTTAATGCCACTGTCTACATAGCAATTTGTCATGCCACATACAACACAGAAAAATTCTTTCAATAACATTATTTTTCATTCATTAAGGTCTTTGGTCGGTCACTTTTCTGGGCTGGGATTGATAAGTGCAGATTTGATCAGCAGATGCAACTGAACATCTAGGAGGTCACCTAAACACCTTTATTAGAATAAatgttatttttcaaaaaaaatcgGTCACCAAATGATAAGAGGGAAATTTTTGCCCAAATCAAGTGCCTTCGAATTTACAACATAGCCTTTTGACTAAAAATACACAGCCTCAATGGTGCATTAATATTGAAGTGAATTAGATCACCGTACTCTTATCTATACTTTTACATAACAAAAGATCTTATTGGAAATGTTGAAAGAATTTTAGCTCACGGTAACATGGTCAAAGAACAAAGCAATACAAGTTCAAAGCATTTAATTGATTCTTCTTTCAGGGTTAATTTACTAAACTCTCAACCGCTAAGACAAATAATTGAAACATAGGGGATGCTACAAAAACAAATACATAAAGGGAATACTCGCTTAAAGGTAACCATTCACACCAAGGACTAATATCGTCTTCTTAAAGCACCAGTTATTTCAAAACTGGGCCACTGGGGTACTATATGCTAGCTGGTGTAGAATATCTGAGACTGAAGGAGAATCTCAACTTTATATAAATCAAACCTTGCATTGATCTATAACTAGCATCTTGTAATGCTAAGATAGATTCGATGTACCGCTGCAAGAAACATGTATCAGTAGTCGACTCTGAAGGAAGGGCCACCTGAAAGAATAAGTAAAAAATTTATTGCAACAGCTACAGTTCAATATACAAGTACACCATATGTGTAAAAAATTatagatataaatatatattaatagaACTATACGCTGTATAAAAGGAaactatactatattataatagatgaaacattaaaagtttggtagtcggtcggttgGTAAtcgctgaaattacttaattgcccttatttataatatatattaaatcaattatttttaCTTAATTACAAAAACTGACTTACGCTCTTCTCTGTTGGTAATACGGCCACAACACTTCAAACATCATACAACTAACTAAGCTTTTTATGTGACGGTCAATATAGATCAACGAGTATAAGTGGCAGTAACCGGAAGCATCACCTGGACCTAAAAGACAACCGGAGAATTAACTTCATCACTAAACTAATTACCTTTTTTTAAGTATGACAAGTTactttataattatatttaacgTAAAACACTCTCATTAATGAATTGATATTTAcaaaataattatgtaaatacAAATAAAATTAAAACCTACTATTCATCCGGCTTAAACAAAAGTATATTACTGATCTGGgctaaaaaacaaaataaaatagaaaaaacTAGATATAGTTAGTTGAATTTGTTGTATCGGGATTTAACAAAATAACAAAATAGTAAATACTACTAACGcggttaaaaaaattatactattaaatcgaactaaaataaaattaaaattgaaagaTAATTCGTTAGTCAATCTAATGACATCggattaaaacaaaataataagcACTACTCATCCGAACTAAAACATTATAATATTCAATCTGGgtcaaaataaaattaaaaacagAATAAATAGCAATATTTATATTTGGTTGATATAACGTGCGTATATAGTTACAGTTTTTCTTCCAAGTCTACAATATCCATACTATTTTTATTAGAGAATCATGTACATGAGGATGGCCTCAAGGTACTACACGAGATTATAACATTTTTCCATATAAATACAGGAGGGTAAATTTGTAATTTCAGGATGAGTTGCTAGTatttacaaaaatgtcattaaaTTTGTATGGGAGAAGTTTATAAACTCAGGTAATTTACCTGAGGTCATCCTCAGGCCCATTTTTCTCTTTTTATTAAAATGTAACATGTATAATTTGTTAGTTGTATGATAGCGTCatactaaaacaaaataataatcGGAGCCAAAAAACATTTATGCAGTTAATCTaagaaaaaacaaaataaaaaaaaaataattagacaaactaaaataaaataatatataattttatctGGGCTAAAATAAATTAATAAGATATGAACAAATTTCAtatcaaaaaaatttcaaattcaaattaatttatttaaaaaaataatattatatttaaaaacAATTTGTGCATCGCACGGGTTCTAAACTagttatatataaatatgtataaaTATTAATGTACCATATTAAACTCTCTCTTATTGATGGGTCATATTGAAATCATGTCACTATCATCAAGTCTGTTTCTAAATGAAGAAATTTAGAATAACACTCTGAAAACCATTTTATGCATTGCAAGCTATTAATAAAAGAGATCAGAAAAGCATAAACGGATTTTATGCATAAGGTTTGGGGTATACGCGGTTGGGATCACATCGATTTTAGGGTAAAAATCGAACCAAACCGCGAAGAACGATTTAAAAAAATTTAGGGTTAACCACATCATTTGCAAAAATGATGTAATTCATTTGCATAATTCTTCTAATGCAAAGTCAATAGCATAACTTAGAGTACCTAAAGTGCTATTAGTACATAAATTCTTGTACAATCAAGTAAAACATGTAAATTAATGAGAATGTCATTTTAACTGAACAATCTaaagaaaataaaaaacaaaaccaaCTTGAGTTAAGTTATGGGTAGAGATGGGCATTTCACCCGCCCCACCCCAAACGGGTCGGGAAATTCTTCAGGTTCAGGGCGGGGAACGGGGAAAATTATTAAACAAATTTGGGGATCTGGGTCGGGGCCTAGGGTAATGACTAGACTAGGTGATAACTTAAACTAAAATCTCACTCAACCAACTCACATAAATTAACATTTCGAGCTTTGTTGATTTTTTCCCATTTACACAATTCGATTGGTGTGATACATCTATTCAACCAGTCAAATTTCAACTTGTTTTTTCTTAACAATTTAAGATTTGAATATTGTTTAGGCTATTTTCCACTGTCACCTGAACTTGGCTGGAGGAAATCTCCTGTATATGTCAAATTGAGTTTCTTATCTAAGCCCCCAATTCCTAAACTTGATAACATGTAAAATGTTTTAATGTTTGTAAAGTTCAGAACTCTAAATTATGTGCTTCATATCGGATAGTAGGGGTGTACGCAGTTCGGATCAGATCAGTTTTAGGGTAAAAGTTGAACCCAACCGCGAAGAGTGATTTTAGAAAATTTTCATTTGTAGACTTCATCTAgtttgggccctcgaggcgggcctaaccgGGCTGGATCGGATCAGGCcgggcttttttctaatttaaatcggatcgagttTCATTAGAGATTCCGAATACTACATATGTTAGCAATTAACTCGTcctaaaaatgtattagtttgcatggaatattttatgaaaacattattccgttgaaaacatttaaattcggaaaaaaataaacatgtttatagaataatatgttttatcaatgttatccaaatatatatagtgtacttactATATCTTCGTTCATTATTCCTGTAAcaaagtatataaataatattattaatcacgaatatgtaaatatatatgtgcttaaagtattatttatatttataataaatgtaaattcataaatatataagaaaatatattagaataatcataTTTTAATCAGGCTTTTTTGGGCTTTTAATCGGGCCGGTCCAAAGACCGGGCCGGGCTAAAACCCGGGCTTTTAACAGGGTCGGGCCGTGCTTTACCTAAAAATATAGGGCTCGTCGAGGCCCTAAGCCTAGGCCGAAACCGGGCCGGGCATTGATCGGATCGGGTCGGGCCAGATTTTCGGGTCCGGGCTTTTTGTGCATCTTCTGTATACATGTTTGCACGCATTAGTTTCATCAGATCTGTTGAAATAGAACGGGAAAATTGTGTGGATCGTCAGTGGAAAAAGGAGAAGAAAAAGTCGACGTAGATGAAGGAAAATGGAGGAAGGAGAAGAAAAAGTCGACGTAGATGAAGGAAAATGGAGGAGACAGCCAAAAATGTTTTTACTTTCACGTGGTGTCACGTGATGTAGGCAGATATGTATGTATATACAACACTAATAACAAAATGAACCTGGACAGAATGTTGTCTACATTCATTTATTTGCATTACTTTTTTTAAAAAAGCATTGCGCTAGCTGGATGCCTATCTTAAAAAAGGACACACACGGACAAGTTACTTCTCCGATTCAAATTTTAATAAGCCAACACactatatattttattaattcacaattttaattaatatttttacttaatttatatatttatacatatatatatatataatttaaattaaaaaatgcCGTGTCCCCGTACCCGTGTCCAAAATTTGGACGGTGTCCCCGTGTCCTAAATTTTTCAGAAAAACGAATCCGACACTCGGATATGTGTCGTAACCGACTCTCCGCACCCGAGTCGGAGTAACTTAGGCTATTTGTACATAAATTCTTGTACAACCAAGTAAAACATGTAAATTAATGAGAATAGTCATTTTAACTGAACAATTTAAGGAAAATAAATGTCTTATTAATCTGAAAATGTTAatccctctgtccctcccatttgtttacactttcctttttggatgtcccttccaattatttacatttcaaaatttttcaaagatagtaaagtttttataatttttaaaataactacatctattacttctctccactatacccactttatacatataatattaatcggtcccactactttactcacttttttaactttcctccactactttatcatttttcttaaactccgtgcccaaccca
This window contains:
- the LOC141671812 gene encoding UDP-sugar pyrophosphorylase, translating into MASTVESKLSNLSINDDLLASAPNLRNNLSLLSHQQIDLAKMLLEMNQSHLFKHWPDPGVDDDKKLAFFDQVNRLDGSYPGGLASYIETAKGLLADSKAGKNPFDGFTPSVPSGEVLTFGEDNFIQFEETGVREAQNAAFVLVAGGLGERLGYNGIKVALPSESTTDTCFLQRYIESILALQDASYRSMQGEVKRDIPFVIMTSDDTHSRTLELLKTNNYFGMNPKQVHLLKQEKVACLDDNDARLAVDSQNAFTIQTKPHGHGDVHALLYSSGLLKEWHNAGLRWVLFFQDTNGLLFKAIPASLGVSATKNYHVNSLAVPRKAKEAIGGITKLTHSDGRTMVINVEYNQLDPLLRASGYPDGDVNDETGFSPFPGNINQLILELGPYIEELTKTKGAIKEFVNPKYKDSTKTAFKSSTRLECMMQDYPKTLPPSAKVGFTVMDAWLAYAPVKNNPEDAAKVPKGNPYHSATSGEMAIYRANSLVLRKAGVKVDDPVRQVFNGQEVEVWSRIAWKPDWALTFADIKKKVSGKCSISQKSTLVINGRNIFVEDLSLDGALVIGCIDDAEVNLGGSVQNKGWTIENVDFKDASEPEKVRIRGFKINKVEQLEKNYSEPGKFSLKP